From the genome of Biomphalaria glabrata chromosome 17, xgBioGlab47.1, whole genome shotgun sequence, one region includes:
- the LOC106069052 gene encoding protein N-lysine methyltransferase METTL21D-like: protein MSNTSSNTNAVDLTKLFSRNFELQNINDGTITDITFDQSAVGDVGCVVWDAALVLCSYIDKIRNVVQNKSVLELGSGTGAVGIVTAALGARVIITDLPEIVPFMNHNIQLNQKVLKDSCSALELRWGNKEQMSKVKQIHFSEGVDFLLVADCVYYEEALEDLVDTIVYFASPETIVLCSYEDRELGNKSELQCKFFKKLSEHFTITEIPIEKQDPLYSSPDIHIMEMTLSHQNNKT from the exons ATGTCTAACACTAGTAGTAACACCAACGCTGTAGACCTGACAAAGCTTTTCTCACGGAATTTTGAGCTTCAGAACATTAACGACGGCACTATCACAGACATAACATTTGATCAATCAGCTGTTGGTGATGTTGGATGTGTGGTTTGGGATGCTGCACTTGTTTTGTGTAGTTACATTGATAAAATACGAAATGTGGTGCAAAATAAATCAGTTTTGGAATTAGGTTCAGGAACTGGTGCTGTTGGCATAGTTACAGCTGCTTTAGG AGCAAGGGTAATAATCACAGATCTTCCAGAAATTGTTCCATTTATGAATCACAACATTCAATTAAACCAGAAAGTACTAAAGGACAGTTGCTCCGCCCTGGAGCTGAGATGGGGAAACAAAGAACAAATGTCCAAAGTTAAACAGATCCATTTCTCTGAAGGTGTTGATTTTCTATTAGTGGCAGACTGTGTATATTATGAG GAGGCCCTTGAGGATCTGGTCGACACTATTGTTTACTTTGCTTCCCCTGAAACTATTGTCTTGTGTAGTTATGAAGACAGGGAGCTAGGAAATAAATCTGAGCTGCAATGCAAATTTTTCAAG AAACTGtctgaacattttacaataacaGAAATACCAATAGAAAAGCAAGATCCACTTTACAGCAGTCCTGACATTCATATCATGGAAATGACATTAAGTcatcaaaataataaaacatag